A stretch of DNA from Arachis hypogaea cultivar Tifrunner chromosome 19, arahy.Tifrunner.gnm2.J5K5, whole genome shotgun sequence:
CCTTGCACATTAAccaatgtccattcattatccatttcacaatttcttgattattgcttgaatgcttttatgcttctttattgcttgtttgtttgTCTTAACCAACAAGTTTCCTTTAAAGTATCTTAAGCACGCTAAAATGGGTGAAGTTCatacttcttttgtgtaattgtgacataactttttatgctagtgtgtgCGTTCTAGACCACGCGCAACTTAAAATTCACAcacttgttttcattcatgtcaCACACTGATTaactcacttcattttagtgatcaTTATATCATTCCAATAATATATGCTTCCTTActtttgcatttacttgtcttacTATCCTGTTTTCTATCTTGCAGGATAATTCACCATAAGCAAAAAcagaagtggaagaaagaacaTACAGCACccggttgatctaccagctgaggTGGCAGCCCGTGTAgtcaccgtacccccttgctcatcttggaatgcaccgaggacagtgcaaccttttaagtgtggggaggtcatccgaccaaTCGGCCAATCTTGGGTGAAAAGTTCTAATCCCAAACACTTTCACATTTTTTGAAAtccttagttgcatttttattggcttgtatatattttagagctctctttatatttttcttaattgattgaatttcttttcatatatgcatatatataataagcttagttaaaataatgaaatttttcaagaaaaatattCTCTATACAGCAttccaattgatttgagttaaaatatttttcattgaagcttgcatgatttatatattgtggaacatgtttttgagctaataaCACATAAGCTTGTGAGTTTTTTAGCCAATTGTGTTGTTACattatataaccactatttttcttcttgtgtgttattctctctctatgattgtactctttaatttgtttgattctttatgtccattatttggtgtatgaatgtatttatatgattgaggcctttatttcattTGAGCTCACTTATGCAAATGGCCatacccttttatctaccattgttaactaattttgaacctattgtaatcccttttgttcttaattttaacacaccactaactctaagcgaaaaataataaatgtccttaatttagatttttgattagcttaggctagtgagagtgtgtataattcaagtgtggggaagttatattggttgagataaaagtgtattttgtagttttgttgaaaatcttgggaattaggtacatactcatgcattaaatgtttaaactatatgcattgatatttttgtatctattttattgtgaaaagaaaaaaaagaaaaataaaaagaaggaaaagaaaaagaaaaagagaaaaagaaagcaattaaaagaggacaaaatgccctaaagaaaagtaataaaaataatgcatatgggatgtgaattgaaaagaatgcatgagtatgtgaaaaagtgaaaaatgtgaataagtagttaggtttgcatttgaattgtataggttgttatatgtgttaggtgaaagtttaagttaatcaaagattcaaatttcaagctcacttgaccatatacatccttaccttaccctagccccattacaacccttgaaaagtcttcgtgatatttgtatgcatgcattgaataattgttgattgttagaagaagaataaatcttaaaaagcatgattagaagagagtTGAGTggatcaaccctaaacacttgagcaatTAGAGCTTATACACATCCAAcgaggggttcgattgctcaattatatGTTTTCACTTATGATCAtctcttatcttgcaagtttataaattcTTTTCTAGAACTCAATTCAgttgtggatttgatttgattgttattgccttagcccttatgttcatatatgctttcttggaaattgatttattttgactaaatagttgcattcatgtagatagattgcatataggtagtttactttgaataaatgttaatacccctttcttttctttcttgggtttagcatgaggacatgtattgtttaagtgtggagagattgataaaccacaattttatggtttatcttgtattgaatttggtggattttatcaacttttcccacatttattcactaaaatagtatggttttgtgatttcttcctaaattgtgcttaagtgtgaaaacatactttttaggcatTTAATTTGCCAAATTTGATTCACTTTTAATTCCATTCAacaccttgatgtgtttgtttagtgatttcaggcttagaagGTAAAGATTTGAttaaagaagtgaagaaaaagcatgtaaagtggagaattcatgaagaaattaaggaattgctaagttgtcaatcctgacctcttcgtaccaAATCAATCATAAATTGAgatatagagatccaaatgaggcagttctagtagcattagaaagctaacatccggggcttcaagaTGATATACAATTCTCCATAGTGGACATGGAGTTAAGTGATGCATACGCGTGCCTCAAGCATACGCATGACATGCAGTGCGTGACTCACTTAATGCAAAATGTGATCCGCAATttttagctcattttgggcccaatctaactcatttctgatgctattgaacccaaggattgaaggagaatgAATCAAGTAGTCATAATTTAATTTTAGCCatattttaggttagaattctagaaagagaagctctaacttctctctaagttttaattcttgctttAGTTTAATTCctttttacatttccttgttctattgtcttaatattcttagtttctcttgttaatttctttatgTTGTCATTTTCACTttcatgaactcttgttggattttaattttctttcatgcaatttaatgttttatgttttcttagtttgttgtttaatttagttgttattattgttttcttgcattgggtagttgtagattttactaATCCATGAAATTTACCATGCTTTATTTTTATGCacattaggtgtttgatgaaatgcttgaattggttttagagtagaattttgtattcttggcttgggttgatAACTTGGAGACTCTTGAAATATCACAATTTAATATTGATTAGTGATTAAGGATTGCTAGTTGGATTGAATTCCACCAAAGCTAATCTTTCATTACGACTTGTGGACTAGAGttaattttgctcacttgactttctttcaatTGTTAGAGAAAAACTAAGTGAGAGTAAAATACATTcaccatcacaattgaggatgataatgaggatagaaattTCAATTCTCAACCCTTTCCAAGACCTTTCTTAGTTGGTGTCTTTAATTGTCTTagttcaatttacatttctttctcatcattccaaaaccccaaaaatacttcaTAATCAATAACATGCACACTTTCCTGtaatttctttgagagacgacctgagatttaaatactcttggtttttattggtttgacttaagtgacaaaaaaaattaaactttgattgagggttgattgtcggtttggactatgcttgtAACGAAGTTCTTTTCTATTGAAAAATTCTAAACCGGCGTAAATTCTCACATAAATAGCTTTGAAGACATTAAGAGCCATTTGATCATCATGTACCACGAGGACTAGTTCACCCTTCTCTACATCAAAAAGAGCCCtagcagtagctaggaagggtcttcttaATATGATTAAATTGCTTCCCTCTTCTTCCacatcaagaatcacaaaatcagtAGGGAATATGAATTTTTCAACCTTCAATAATAAGTTCTCCACCATTCCATTGGAGATCTTAAgggatctgtcagcaagttgtaaGGATATTCTTGCAGGTTTGACATCTTCTATGagcaatttttttatcatatagaggggcattaagtttatgcttgcacccagATCACATAGTGCCTTCTTTATTGTCATGTTCTCAATGGAACATGGGATGAGAAATTTCCCATGATCCTTGAGTTTTGGGGGTAGGCCTCTTTGGattatggcactacattcttgAGTAAGGACCAcagtcttcttttctttccagcttcttttcttggtaATGAGTTTCTTGAGGAATTTAGCATACAAGGACATTTGTTCCAAGGCTTCGGCTAGTGGaatattaatttggagttttcgAAAGATCTCCAAAAACTTGGGGAACAGCTGGTCTCTCATTTCCTTGTGTAACCTCTGTGGATATGGAAGTTTATGGATATATGGTTTTATTTCTTCATTCTCTTTGTGTGGTTGAGGTTCAGGGATTTTTTTCTCCCTTGTAGAAACTTGTGAATCATTGATCCTATTATTCTCTTCTTCACCACTCTCCTCTGTCTCTTTTTCTTGCCTTCTAACATCCTTGGTTTCTTCCCCCCCAATGTCTTATCACTCCTCAAATGTATAGCTTTGTATTCTTCCTTCGGATTGGGGAGTGTGTCACTAGGGAAGGCATTTGTTGGCCTCTCAGCAAGTTACTTAGCCATCTATCCCATTTGTCTTTCTAGATTTCTTATTGATGCCTCTTGATTCTTCACAAATTTTTCCATCATCAGCTCTAGATTAGAAATTCTCTGGAAATCTGGATGTGGTTGTGCTTGTGGTTGTGTGgggtatggtggtggttgatgaAAGTTGTTTGAGACATTGGAAAGGGTATTTTGTGAATTAAATAGAGGTATCAAAAAGTTGTTTTGGGGAATGTGTGAGGTGTTTTGAGGGTTGTGAGAAGTGTTCTGGAAATGGATATTTAGTGAGCTTTTGAATTGGTTTTGGCTAGAGTATGGGTGGTTGAATGTGTTTATGTTTCAGAAGTTGTTGTTGTTAGAATTttcactcttttttccttggttttgCTTTCCTTCCCAcaaaaaatttgggtagttccTTCATCTTGGATTGAATATGTCTGCATATGGATTATTTTGGGATGATTTAGAAGTGTTATTCATGAAGTGGACTTGTTCCATGCTTGATTGCTTATAGTTGAATGGTTCATAATTCTCTTCAATTTGGTTTACTCCAATTGAACCATGAGCTGGGTGTAATGTATTGGCAGTGACTCCTTGCATTCCATCCATTCGATTGTGCACCAATTCCATTTGTTGTTGGAATTGTTGTTGCATGAGTTTATTCTGAGCCATTATAGCATTGACCACATCAAGCTCTAACACTCCTTTCTTTGGATTCGTGTTTCTCTCCAAAGAGTAGAAGTATTGGTTATTAGCCacaatttcaatgagttccatTGTTTCTTGGGAGTTTTTTTCATGTGGAGTGACCCTCCTGCTGAGTTATCTAATGAGTTTCTTGCTACTTGTGTTATGGCCTCATAGAAAATCTGCAGTTGCACCCAATCAGTGAACATATTAGGTGGGTACTTCCTCAAGAGtcctttgtatctttcccatgcttcatagagtgACTCTTCCTCCAATTGCTTAAATGTTTGACCCTCGATTCTAAGcttgatgatcctttgaggggggaaGAATTTGGTCCAGAACTTGTTAACTAAATCATCCCAAGTAGTGATGCTCTCCTTAGGAAAAGTCTCCAACCATTGGTATGATCTATTTCTTAgggagaaagaaaatagaagcaaCTTATAGATATCTCGATCGACCCCATTTGTCTTAACAAtgtcacatattctcaagaaggtggataaatGTTGGTTGGAGTCTTCTTAGGCACCTCTTCCAAACTGACAATTTTTTTTGAACTAGTGTGATCAATTAAGGTTtgagctcaaagttatttgcatgcaCATTGCGGGTTAAAATGCTGCTTCCATAATTTCCAGGATTGGAATTAGTGAAAGATCCCAAAGTCCTTCTAATTTGTTGAGCATAATTGTTGCCCTCTTCTTCATCATGGTTGTGAATTTCTCTCTCCATGACATGGTctgaattctcttcttcttcctctccaattACTCTCTTGCCCCTTGCTTCTCTTCTCAGTCTCAAGAAATTTCTCTcgggttcagaatcaaaggaagttgattCACCTCTTCTACCTCCTGGCATACACAAAACACCCAAAAATCAAAGTGGAAATGGTCACTCTATGACAGAGTGTGGTTAGTAGGTGATGCaaaatatcaaatagttagtaTACTACAACTAAGATGAAATTATATACAATGAACAAGTGAATGATATCAAATGTAAAAGTAGAATAAGCAAATCAAAGTTAAGCTAAgtaaccaaataaaagaaaaaaatgtttaatCTAGGTAGCCACTAACTTAATCATTGCCAATCTATATCAATTCCTgccaacggcaccaaaaacttgatacagATTTGAAGAACAAATATCTGTAGAATTACCAACAAGTGCATtgagtcgtatcaagtaataaaactcaaaagaatgagatcaatcccacgaggattgtgagaTTAAGCAATTTTAATTAGTGGGTTATTCTAGTTAAACAACCAAAAcggagctcctccccctaatgaattgGGGTTTAGTGACTCATAGATCTTGGAAGTACAAAAGGGAAATAAGAAAAGTACAAGTAAAGTGTGTAATCTCAAGTGTCCAACCCCCCAAACAAGCTATCCAAGACCCTATTTATAACCTTCATCCTTCCCGTTTTCAGTTCAATCCTTCCACATTGTTCAATTTTCAATTGGATTTTCAACTTTTACTTCTTGTGAGCTTGTTAACTTGGGCTTCCGAAGCAATTTGACACCTTAATTCACAAATAAGCAAATGTGTGCTTTTAGAGAAAGCATGACTCAACTTGTAACACACTTTGCATGTCATTTTGAAGAATTTCCTTCGAAGACGTTTGATGACTCCAATGCTTCACAAAGTTGGCATTTTAGGCACTAGAAAATACGCCAAAAATTGCTTCCATGGGAGTGAAATGAATGGCGTTTTAGGTGCCAGCTAAGGGCATTTGCAACACCAACCTTAGACCAAATATGGGATGTAAAAATGGCATTTTAGACGCCACTAATTCAAGTCTAAAATTCCAAGAGTAAGCTCAAGATTGGGGCACCAAGTTGGTGCCCCTGGAGGGTGAGTGAATGGCGTTTTGAACGCCCTTAACTAGCATTTCAAACGCCAAGATCAAGCTAGAATTAGGGCACCAAGTTGGGGCCCCCTAGAGGGTGAGTAAATGGCGTCTCAAACGCCAAGATCAAGGTGGTTTTGGGGTACCAAGTTGGTGCCCTCTAGAAGTTAAGTAGGCCGCCTTTTAGATACCACTAAATCAAGTTAGACACGCCAAGGACAAGCTAGTTTTGGGGCACCAAGTTGGTGCCCTTGGAGGTCAAGCAAGTGGCGTCTAAAACGCCCTTAACTGGCGTCTAAAATGCCAGCAACAAAGCTGGAAATGGGGCACCAACTTGGTGCCCCTAAAGGTCAAGTTGGTCACGTTTTCAACGCCCTTAACTGGCGTTTCACATGCCAACAATAAAGCTGAAATTAGTGCACCAAGTTGGTGCCCGTGAAGGTCAAGTTGGTGGCAAGGACAAGCTAGAATTGGGGCACCAAGTTAGTGCCCCCTTAAGGTCAAGTATATGGCATTTTCAACCCCCTTAACTGGCATTTCAGACGCCAACAATAGAGCTAAAATTAGGGCACCAAGTTGGTGCACCTAGAGGTCAAGTGGATGACCTTCTCAATGCCCTTACCCCATGTTTCAAACGCCAAGATCAAGGTGGTTTTGGGGCACCGAGTTGGTGCCCGATAAAGGTCAAGATGGTGGCGTTTTAGATGCCTTTAAACCACGTTGCAAATGCCAAGAGTAGGCTAGAATTCAGGCACCAACTGGAGGTTAAGTAAGTGGCATTTTAGACGCCCTTAACCCACGTTGACAATGCCAAATACAAGGTAAAATTGGGGAGCCAAGTTGGTGCCTCCTGAAGGACCCATGGGTGGCATTTTAGACGCCGCATAATCAAGTCTAAAATGCCAACTTTGTGGCTCAATTGGTGCTAGCTTCCTTGCTCGAAGACGTTGGATACGTCAAAcgcttcatttttcttttgttccttGACGTTGGAAATGCCACTAAAGAAAACCTCCAAGATGATTCTGCTAGCTTCATGCCTTGTCACCTTCTAGTCCTCTCTATTCCTAGAAAATAATAAACAACACTGCATCAAAGTATGGTTCAAGTTATCGTGAATGCTACCCAAATCTTTAGATGCACAATCTCATCTCAAATGTTCATGAATTAACCTCAATTTCTATTGTTGTTTAATGCTTTCTACCCTATACACTTAAGTGATGATTACTAATGAAATCTCTATGTTATTTGTATGAAATTCATACAATTAAGTCCTAAACTAgctaattaactaactaagatgtacatgcatcacaacaccaaacttaaaagtgtCACGTGGGATATTGCCATTAGAGCATTGTAAAGCTTAAAGGATTTTAGTCGGTATGGAGTAAATGTCCAAATTTCTAGAGATAAATTAATCAGAGTGTGGCAGCAAAAGTATGCAGATTGGGATGACCTTAGGACTACTATACAATGAGTTAAAAAGGAGGATTACGCTCATGTACTCCTGTAGTGGatgaattttcgagggcaaaaagtTTTTATTAGGAGGTAGGATGTAAAACTtgtgaaattaataaataattaattaataaattaattattatttaaagaaattagaaaattaaattttatagtttaatgaagtagaattaattaaaatatgagttttgacactaattttaaaaattttgcctCAAAACCAAACAAATGGACCGAACCGGTTAAACCAGACCTAAACTGGGCCCAAGAACCCAAAGCCCAATTACATAATAAACTCTTTCCCCACTCTCAGCAATTCAGATTGCATAgagaggaaaagagagagagtggtgatTTGAGGGAAACCGAGATGCTATTCACCATAAACTTCTGCCATCCATAACTTTCAATCCagagctctgattgacgagccgtcagcaGCAACGCATTCATCTCGTAATTCTCTACAAAACTTACTCATAATTCTCTTCAGTTTTGAATATATATGGGGTTTAGAATTGAGGATTTTGtaattttgatgttttaggattgaATTAGCTAGCAGAAATTGTTGAGTCTTGTTCATTTGAGCTGTGGGAAAGGTAAGAAACTTATATTTCTTGATGAATTTCTAATTTAATGAACCTATGATAATTATAGTGATATTGTGTAAATTAGATTGTGTTCTTATTGATTTGAAGTTCAATTAGGTAGTTTGGAACGAAATCCAGGTGATTAAGCTTGAGGAATTGACGTTTGAAAGCTTGGAGATTGTGAAAGGAGAGGTTTTTGAGGTGTTCTAAGTTTAGgtagaatcggccaaggtatagttttggtttctcatagttaatgtttaatgtcacgtgaagaCCTAGGCTAGAaggccttaagataggaatgaactgaatgaattattgatggattgtgtatatggtatgTGATGTGTGATTCAATTTTGTAAACAGTTTGCTATTGAAGTTGGTTGGTTTTTGGAAAATATTTAATATTGGAATAGATTTGATTTGgaataatttgatattgaaaatgatttgaatgaccgagaggtgtttggtttggtagTTAGGATCCTTGAGGGGTGGCAAAAGTctaagttttagaggagatgctgccaaaatttttatgaaaataggaGACTTCATTTGAAGTAGTTATTTATAAAGATTTGGattttttaaggattttataaTTGGATTTTGAGTTATTGAGAAAAAGATTACGTTTTAAGTTtgctttatttagaaaagaatgaattgtgTTTTGAGGATGAATTGTTGATTAACAAAATGGGAAGTATGATAATAAGGAATTAAGGATGATGAGAATTGATTTTTAAGTCTAATTgttgaatgaatatgaatgaatTATAATGATAATGAGATATGTGCAGGTAAAAGGCGGTGACATTGTCCACTCGCTTTGGGTATATGTTGAGAAAGCCGGGAAAGAGGTAGTAGCGTTGGTCACTTGTTCCAGATAAGAGTTCGAGactccgggtaagatgcaagggttgagttCTATCGTCACTTGCTCTGGGTTGAGAACTGTAACATCACTTGGGTAAGAGGCAAGGGTGAAGTTATCCCCTGTTCCGGGTACGcgagtaagatgcaagggttgcggcGTTGTCTCACTTActccgtgtttggtgttctgtccaaTATTAGCTACCGGGTATGTCgggtttggctttataaccgacaaatgagactcatcggccatagaacaggcatacatcatgtgcatttgtatattttgcttgagtgtgtattgttttggtttgcttaactctgcttatctgttactttttctacttgctgtaattgcacctctatctatatttttcttgcttgaattgtatgtgtatgcTTTTGAGAGACCCTCTCTTGGTggaggagtgaaggagggttgtCCCTCGGTGATTTGGAAGTTTAGAGTTGACAAAAGGTGCAGAGTTAGAATAGGGTTGGAATTCTTTAGTTAGATTACCGATATTATGggtttagaataaattttaagattaatctgagtgtcgaagttctaggaatgcctctggctttttcGGGACCTGTTATATTAACTACGCGGCCACTTTTACCATGCTAAGAACtctcggttctcattccatacatgttTATCTTGTTTTTTTAGATGTAGGTCGAAAGGCACCTCATTGAGCGTCTGGAAACCCTCCTTACAAGCGAATAGCAGTCTTTTGAgctattatattttgttttaggtTATGTATAtgtacatgtatatatatagagaatatctgcatgtatattttgtattttgtccctTTTAGAAGTTGACTTGAAAAAACAGGTGTTTATTCGATAGGTTGAGTtatattttgggttgtatatatatatatatatatatatgtaattacATATATACTCTGGCTGGCCTTAGCTTTGCAGGTCGAGTTTGGAACTTGATATCTGTATTTTAAAACTCCGATCTGTATATTATGTTTTTAGCCTTCTTTTGATCTTAGCTATCTGTTTTACGATTATCCATGCGAGTGTGATACgattttctatttttgcttttgtttAGCTTATTCTCCAAGGCTCCAAGATATGAATTCTTTCAACTATATTATGTACATATTTAgatgtcgtaatacctcgccacctctactttacgacttaagcgtaaggctctgtgtggcAGGGTGTTATATTTAGCGCTAGTTTGGTGGCGCTAAATGCCACTTTTTATGCAATTCGCACACTTCTTCATGCCCGTCTGGTGTTTAGCACCAGTTTTTGGCATTTGGCACTGAGACTCCTGCATGGAATGGTGAGTGGGATGCGGTTTGGCATTTAGCACCACTTTTATGGCGTTTAGTGCCATGAATCTAGAGAGTAAtcatagaccattatatattgttgaaaagatCTGAAAGTTGGCTTTCTAATGCTGAACCgggtcatttggacctctataactcaagttatgctaattggagtgtgaagaggttaGAGTTTACAGCATCCACAAATTCTCTCTGCGCTTGTCTTCAATTCTTGGTTCCTCCTTGTGCTTTTACTTCTCTTTTTCTAACATTTCCCTACAAGAATCatgaaaccaaaaaaattaaagtacTAATAGAATAGCCTTAAAAATCATATAATTACCAAGCAAAAATCATAAATTTTCTACAAGAAATGCCTAAGAAAAGTACTTAAAATGCTCATGGATCAGCTAGCAGTGGCCCCCAACTAAAATGCTCatatatattgattatttttgttgtatttttaaattatttaggaGTTATTTTTTTGAACCATCCTTTAGGATGGGCCTGAATGTTTTGGATACTGATATGGGTAGTTAACTCGTGAATAAATACTGAATTTAGATAAACAATTGAGCCCAAAAAGATTCCATAAGCATAACTGGGCCGGGCCTTCCAAAATGGTCCACTTATTAACGTAGTGTGTAAAATTTTCTAAACTGCGACAGGTTGGTTTGAAATATTGGCAAGCAGCTGAGACTAAAAGCGACCGAGAGTGGCAATGGTAATGGCgatggaagaagatgaaaagCAACAAGAGGCGGTGATGGTGACACCGGGCGAAGTTCTTGGGAGAGTCTCTGACATCAAACCAGGGAGAGGCGCATACGCTGCGCTTCACAACGAAACCGTTTACGCCTCCCTCACCGGTTTCCGCCGCACCTTATCTCCCTCCCCTGATTCCTCTGACCAGGTCTAGGGTTTTTTCTTTTCCCCAATTTAACTGCTTCTGTTCGTTAATTTTCCAAAGGTTAATtaaactcttgttaattttcagcGACCAACAGTTGAAGTAACAGGTCACAAGTCCCATGGGCCTGTTCCCCAGCCTGGCTCTATTGTCATTGCACGGGTAATCTACAGCTAAAGTATTCTTCTCTAATATTTTGGTGTAGtttcattattaatatttaaagttCATGTTGCCATTTGATTATATATTATGCCATATACCTGCTTATATGCATTGGGAAACTTTAATTGACTGTCACCTGACTTGGTATTACtcatatttgaatttaatttcgaTACATCGTTTTTATGGATGTTTGGTATAATTGTGAGGAAACTAGTTTTCTTGCACAGTTAGCGTAAAGAAGTCATGCATCTAATTATGTATTGCCAAAAGTAACTACTTTACATTGATGGTATAAATGGTCATTCAAAAGACGGATGTTTTATGTTGTAAATCAAATTGGACAATTTTTTTTGGCAACTCTTCCTTTACGTTttgtttttagtaattattaaaaTGTTTATCATGATTGACTTGGCACTTTATTTGGGGCATTATAGATAACTGAAGTGATGGCTAAGACGGCATCAGCTGATATTATGTGCGTTGGTCCAAAGTCGGTTCGGGAAAAATTTACCGGCATCATAAGGTACGCCCCATGCAACTATTCTAATTTGTTTCCCAAAACGATAGCATCACAATTTAGAAGTATTTACAAATTGCAACATTAGCAAAATAACTACTTTTCAAACCACTATTTTAAAGGATCATCCAAAAGAATGAGTTTTGATTGGGTGGCTACCTCGGAATTTATTTTACTTTGTGAACTGTCAGGCAGCTTACATTGAAGCAACGTTTCCCATAAACTCCTCATCTTTTATTCTCTATCTATATACGGCACGTACGTGTCTTCGTTGTAATGTAGATAGGCTGCCCTAGCACTCAGACCTCCATTTGGTTACTATTTGTATTGTTGGCTTTGGTTGGCTGTAAGATGAGGAGCCTGGATTTAGGTGACCTTTACTTGACATCAAGTAAAGGTCAATGTAATGCTTAATTGATTGCTCATTCATCAGTATGATACTGTCTTTTttctgaaaaataaataaataaacaaacaagtgGATGATAGTCATGCTATTCTTTTGGGTTTGCGAGTTGGCACTCAGCTGATCTACTAGTTGCCAATTTTTACGTACCTTACATTAAAAATGCATAcatggatttttttttgaaacaatttTCTATTAT
This window harbors:
- the LOC112779365 gene encoding uncharacterized protein; this translates as MVMAMEEDEKQQEAVMVTPGEVLGRVSDIKPGRGAYAALHNETVYASLTGFRRTLSPSPDSSDQRPTVEVTGHKSHGPVPQPGSIVIARITEVMAKTASADIMCVGPKSVREKFTGIIRQQDVRATEIDKVDMHLSFHPGDIVKALVLSLGDSRAYFLSTAKNELGVVSAESIAGACMVPVSWTEMQCPLTGQIENRKVAKVAS